A DNA window from Daucus carota subsp. sativus chromosome 3, DH1 v3.0, whole genome shotgun sequence contains the following coding sequences:
- the LOC108214587 gene encoding uncharacterized protein LOC108214587, whose protein sequence is MSNSSENHPAGNKNVVKGSEVFVGGLPRNLTEDRIREVFSACGEIQEIRLIKDHQGTLKGYCFVRFTTKAAADKAVREKSGLVLDGKKIGVLPSSEQETLFMGNLYKGWTADEFSNLVRQVFPDIVSVDLATRVSSGQSPPGQKKHNRGFAFVKFSSHAAAARALRAGQSPEFSLGGKVHPAVDWAEEDPEVDPEKLAKVTIAFIRNLPGGADENFLKKLFMPFGQVEKVIISNKTRAPVGFVHFAERSELDDAIREMNGKTVQGPNGGSPFKLLIQVARPMDKSKKRDREEPQSKQPNKVLVHSKLVRTDPAITVGLEDRALQEAVAVDPYEAAVYPLPAAIKERLLRILRLGIATRFDIPIECLRSLKELPEPTAISVLDQFMISGADQDNKGAYLTALISKHQVTKLGLVGLYGFPSSASRVTDMSTKEPELSSYSRRAQYPAYDSTSSHLEYTATRSDGHPSRYSYMYSEYPPSRALDYPLPSQAADYPLPSRASDYPFPSRTSDYTLPSRASDYTLRSRASDNPLPSRASFGKLEAASPASQSTPGFLTPCGKIGLDSHVTAAANHQPVRPQMRFDPYTGEPYKFDPFTGEPIRPESPQRNFRSPY, encoded by the exons ATGAGCAATTCATCGGAGAATCATCCGGCCGGTAACA AGAATGTTGTTAAAGGTTCGGAGGTCTTTGTGGGTGGCTTGCCTCGTAATTTAACCGAAGATAGAATACGAGAG GTGTTTTCAGCTTGCGGAGAAATCCAAGAAATACGTCTCATAAAGGATCATCAAGGCACCTTAAAG GGGTACTGCTTTGTCCGTTTTACAACAAAAGCAGCTGCTGACAAAGCTGTGAGGGAAAAGTCTGGACTTGTG CTGGATGGGAAAAAGATTGGTGTTCTCCCATCAAGCGAGCAAGAAACATTATTTATGGGAAACCTGTACAAAG GTTGGACAGCTGACGAATTCAGCAATCTTGTGCGACAG GTTTTTCCGGATATTGTCTCTGTTGATCTTGCAACGCGCGTTAGTTCTGGACAGAGTCCTCCTGGTCAAAAGAAACACAACCgaggttttgcctttgtgaagTTCTCATCTCATGCT GCTGCTGCACGTGCACTTAGGGCGGGTCAATCACCAGAGTTCAGTCTTGGCGGTAAAGTACACCCAGCTGTGGATTGGGCTGAAGAGGATCCAGAGGTTGATCCTGAAAAGCTTGCAAAG GTCACTATTGCATTTATCAGAAATCTTCCTGGAGGAGCCGATGAAAACTTTTTGAAGAAACTGTTTATGCCTTTTGGACAG GTGGAGAAAGTGATCATATCTAACAAAACGCGTGCCCCTGTTGGGTTCGTGCACTTTGCTGAGAGATCA GAACTTGATGATGCGATTAGGGAGATGAACGGAAAAACAGTCCAggggccaaatggaggctcgcCATTTAAGCTCTTG ATTCAAGTGGCCAGGCCTATGGACAAAAGTAAGAAACGTGATCGTGAAGAACCACAAAGCAAACAACCTAATAAGGTTTTAGTTCACTCGAAGCTCGTAAGGACTGACCCAGCTATCACAGTTGGTCTTGAGGACAGAGCTCTACAG GAAGCAGTAGCTGTTGATCCATATGAAGCTGCTGTATATCCGCTCCCTGCTGCCATAAAGGAGCGTTTACTTCGAATCTTAAGGCTTGGTATAGCTACTAGATTTGAT ATTCCCATTGAATGTCTGAGAAGTCTTAAGGAGCTACCGGAACCTACTGCCATATCTGTCCTTGACCAG TTCATGATATCAGGAGCAGATCAGGATAACAAAGGAGCATATCTTACGGCCCTAATATCTAAG CACCAAGTCACTAAATTAGGACTAGTAGGACTATATGGATTCCCTTCGAGTGCCTCAAGAGTGACGGATATGTCAACAAAGGAACCTGAACTCTCCAGCTATTCTAGGAGGGCTCAGTATCCTGCTTATGATTCTACTTCCTCACATCTTGAATATACTGCAACTAG GTCAGATGGTCACCCATCTCGATATTCCTATATGTATTCAGAGTATCCGCCCAGCCGAGCATTGGACTATCCATTGCCCAGCCAAGCAGCAGATTATCCATTGCCCAGCCGAGCATCAGACTATCCATTCCCAAGTCGAACATCGGACTATACATTGCCAAGTCGAGCATCAGACTATACATTGCGAAGCCGAGCATCAGATAATCCTTTGCCGAGTCGAGCATCGTTTGGAAAGTTGGAAGCAGCTTCCCCTGCATCACAATCAACACCAGGGTTTTTGACACCTTGCGGAAAAATTGGACTGGACTCACACGTCACAGCTGCTGCTAACCATCAACCAGTGCGTCCCCAGATGAGATTTGACCCCTATACTGGTGAACCATACAAATTTGACCCTTTTACTGGTGAACCAATTCGACCTGAGAGTCCGCAGCGCAATTTCAGAAGCCCATACTGA
- the LOC108214779 gene encoding probable mitochondrial-processing peptidase subunit beta, mitochondrial, with translation MAIRHLLTLARRSRRPLESLRPLSTAAIANVTDAAATSTADSAPTLPSPPAPDVMIYDRLAEGLKQKLSKLDSPDSRFLKYNNPHPTLTDHTAVLAAPETRVTTLPNGLRVATESNLSSKTATVGVWIDAGSRFETDTTNGTAHFLEHMIFKGTTRRTARQLEEEIENLGGHLNAYTSREQTTYYAKVLDKDVPQAMDILADILQNSKFEEKRIERERDVILREMEEVLGQTEEVIFDHLHATAFQHSPLGRTILGPVENVKSITKEDLQNYISTHYTPSRMVIAASGAVKHEEIVKHVEGLFTKLSDGSATTSELAAKEPAIFTGSEFRSVDDDVPLAQFAVAFDGASWTDPDSTTLMVMQAMLGAYSKGSSGGKHMGSHLVQRLAINEIAESMMAFNTNYKDTGLFGVYAVAKPDCLDDLAYSIMYEVTKLCHKVSEDDVVRARNQLKSSLLLHMDGSSPVAEDIGRQLLTYGRRIPYPELFARIDAVDASTVKRAANRFIYDKDIAIAAVGPIQGLPDYNWFRRRTYWNRY, from the exons ATGGCGATACGGCATCTCCTAACCCTAGCTCGTCGTTCTCGCCGTCCTCTCGAATCTCTCCGCCCTCTCTCCACCGCCGCCATCGCCAACGTCACCGATGCTGCCGCAACCTCCACCGCCGATTCCGCCCCCACTCTCCCCTCCCCTCCGGCGCCTGACGTCATGATCTACGATCGTCTCGCTGAAGGACTGAAGCAGAAGCTCAGCAAGCTAGATAGTCCTGACTCGAGGTTTTTGAAGTATAATAATCCCCATCCAACCCTAACGGATCACACGGCGGTGCTAGCTGCGCCGGAGACGCGAGTCACGACTCTGCCTAATGGTCTCCGAGTCGCGACCGAGTCGAATCTTTCGTCCAAGACGGCCACGGTTGGGGTTTGGATTGATGCTGGATCTAGATTTGAGACGGATACGACTAATGGCACTGCGCATTTTTTGGAGCATATGATATTTAAGGGGACTACGAGGAGGACTGCGAGGCAGCTCGAGGAGGAGATTGAGAATCTGGGAGGGCATTTGAATGCGTATACTTCGAGAGAGCAGACGACTTATTATGCCAAGGTTTTGGATAAGGATGTGCCTCAGGCGATGGACATTTTGGCGGATATTTTGCAGAATTCTAAGTTTGAGGAGAAACGAATTGAACGGGAGCGTGATGTGATTTTGAGGGAGATGGAAGAG GTGCTAGGACAGACAGAAGAAGTCATCTTTGACCATCTCCATGCAACTGCTTTCCAGCACAGTCCTTTAGGAAGGACTATTCTTGGACCTGTTGAGAATGTTAAGTCAATCACCAAGGAGGATCTTCAGAACTATATATCGACACACTATACACCCtctagaatg GTAATTGCTGCTTCTGGAGCAGTTAAACATGAAGAGATTGTTAAGCACGTAGAGGGATTGTTTACCAAGTTGTCAGATGGTTCAGCTACAACCTCTGAGTTAGCAGCGAAAGAACCAGCAATATTTACAGGATCGGAG TTTAGAAGTGTTGATGATGATGTTCCACTTGCCCAATTTGCGGTTGCTTTTGATGGAGCATCATGGACAGATCCAGATTCTACTACACTGATGGTGATGCAAGCAATGTTGGGGGCTTATAGTAAAGGTTCAAGTGGAGGGAAGCATATGGG CTCTCATCTTGTACAGAGACTTGCTATTAATGAGATAGCTGAAAGCATGATGGCCTTTAACACCAACTACAAGGATACTGGCTTGTTTGGCGTCTATGCTGTTGCTAAG CCGGATTGCTTGGATGATTTGGCATACTCGATAATGTATGAAGTGACTAAATTATGCCACAAAGTCTCTGAGGATGATGTGGTTCGCGCTCGCAACCAG CTGAAATCTTCCCTGCTACTCCACATGGATGGAAGCAGTCCTGTTGCAGAAGATATTGGGCGCCAG TTACTAACTTATGGACGAAGAATACCATACCCTGAGCTGTTTGCTAGGATTGATGCTGTAGATGCCAGTACGGTCAAACGTGCTGCAAACCGTTTTATATATGACAAG GACATTGCCATTGCTGCTGTTGGGCCCATCCAGGGTCTACCTGACTACAACTGGTTTAGACGCAGAACCTACTGGAACAGATACTAG